Part of the Mauremys reevesii isolate NIE-2019 linkage group 4, ASM1616193v1, whole genome shotgun sequence genome is shown below.
tgatctggcccattctttatcctcttccattctctcctcctgactaaaagcTATGAGGATATGATTACAGGCTTGGGACCTAATATTGATAGGCCATCAAAAAAAGTAATCAGGTTTGTTTGTCAAAATCTGAATCTTCACTAAGGAAACCTTGAAGGAGGCAAACTCCAAGAGGGAAATTGTGCTTATCACGTGTTGCACACAATCAAAAGGCAAAAAATTGTCCGAAGAAGAAGTGAATACAAGTCATCAGTGATTGCAGTAACTCATCTAGCTAACATGATGTTCTTTGATCCTattcattaaaatatattttaataatccTTATTCACCTGTGAGCCTTGAGGAACCTAAAGATGAAAGCTGAGTTTTTTTAaggtattgatttcaatgagcattAGATaccaaaatatctttaaaaatctgtgcctAAATGACATAGCACAATGACTGAAATAAATTTAACTGAAAGTCAAAGAAGCTTTTTATATGGCATATTTTAATCGATTTACAAAAAGGTCACTGttggagaaaaagagagaggaggTACATCTTGAGAAGAAATTTGAAGGATGACAGAGTTTGCAGAACATACCTGATAGGGGCATACTCCAGACATAGAAAAAAGAATTCCTGGTGAAAGAATTATTCTTTTCCTATTGCAATGATCACTGATCATTGATTTTTTTGTATAAATGATCTTTGTATAAATTTCTATTTTAGGACTAGACTGTCCTGTCTCTCTGTATCTGGACAGGAACCATGATTCccacttgccagcaagaatatcATGAGGTCAGTATTCTGTGTGAAGACCCTGAAAGTCTGCATCAGCATCACACTGGAGAGAGATCTGGCAAGCTGGTTGTAATAAATTTGCGGCAGCTATTTTATGGCTTCCATCTGTAAGGTACAAACAGAGACTGTGCACTGTAGACTGGTTGGAGGAAACTGTACTGAAGTTACTGAATTCATTCTCAAAGGATTCACAGATCATCCAGACATTCAGGTCCTTCTTTTCATGGTTTTTCTAGTGATCTATATTATTACCTTACTGGGGAACCTTGGCATGATCATGTTAGTCAGGATCGACCCCAgacttcacacccccatgtattaTTTCCTTGGTAATTTGGCATTTGTAGATCTCTGTTATGCCACAGTCGTCGCCCCCAAGATGCTGGTGGATTTGCTAGCAGAAAGGAAAGCCATTTCTTACACTGGCTGTGCAGCTCAGATCTGTGTTTTCTGTATGCTGATTGTAACAGAGTGTTTCCTCCTGGCTGCAATGGCATATGACCGATATGTGGCCATCTGTAACCCGCTGCTCTATAGAGTTGTCATGTGTCCGAGACTTTGTGTCCAGCTGATGGCTGGGTCTTTCCTAGCTGGGTGTGTAAATTCAATGGCACAGACAACAGGCATGTTAACATTAACCTTCTGTGGCTCCAATGTCATTGACTTGTTCTTCTGTGACATCTCCCCACTGCTTTCGCTCACCCACTCAGACTCCAGCATCAATCATGTTGTGCTTATAGCTGTGACATATTTGACTGGGGTATTCAGCGGCCTGATTGTCCTCATCTCCTATGTTTTCATCCTCAACGCTATCCTGAGGATCCGCTCTGCTGAGGGCAGGCTcagagccttctccacctgcacctcccacctCACCGCCGTCACCATCTTCTATGGGAGTGGCCTGTTCATCTATTTACAGCCCAGCACAAAGTACTCGAGGCAGCAGGACAAGGTGGTCTCAGTGTTCTACACTGTGGTGACCCCCATGTTGAACCCCCTGAtatacagcctgaggaacaaggaggtgaaggaTGCCCTGAGGAGAGCGATAGAGAGGAAAACGTTCTCTCTGGGTCTGAATTCATGACCCGAGGCAATAAGCTTGAATGGGTGACTACCTGGCCCATCTGTTGTATCTCATTGTGCAATGCCCAGTGCTGGGCATGAATTACATTTGACTTCTCCCTTGTCAATGGCCAGACTCCCCAGCAGCCACATCCTAACAGGTCCAGTTTAAGACATTCAGCAAGCACCTCTTTGGCACTTGTATGCTGACAGGATTggggccccacagccctccaAGTGTATTTTATACTGCAGTTTGGAGCCCTTGGAGAACAAGGCCAGTATCTGTTTTTTCTTGCTCTCCTGCAGGCCTGCAGCAGATCGGTATAGGTAGATTCTCCTTCATTTTTTACTCTTTATCTCCTTTCCCAAACAATTAATTTCCCCTGATCATTATTAAATTGTATTTTAGTGCCTGAGAAATATGAAGATAAtaacccctacacacacacacacacacacacatatatacacttCCCATTATATAGCTCCTCTGCAACTTATACTCAGTTCTCATATTCTTCTTGTGATAGCTGCTATCCTGCCAAAACACTGGGGCTACACTGTGTGTGAAGGATGTGGCCTTGATCTgtaatcatttatgaatatttgaTGTGGCCTGGTTATTGGGATGTTTCCTGTATGCATAtgttggtttagtttaatagcaGGGATGTtggaaaacaagcaggaagaaagcTCCAGATAAGTGCCACCTCTTGGAAAGTGCTTCTGGGATCATTAAGAGACAATGCCTGTACTATTAGTTGTGAAAACGCTTGCTTCCTGTCTCCAGCCACAGTTACACGACCTATTTGCCAAGGCTGGGAGCCAAAAGATCATAAGGGCAATAAAGAGTTTAAAAGATTTTCTCTGAGCAGGGGCCGGCAGTTGCCAAGGAGTGTCATGGAAGTACAGATAGTCCTTTGGTGGTCTAAAGAAGTTCGGCCTTTCAAAGCTTCCAGGCAGATGGCAAGCTTTAGGAAAGATAGACATGCATATAGAtgttgtaatattttaaaattctttttctcTTATGTTATGCTTTTTTCCTactgttaagattaaacaatactttggtttaaGAATGCTTTTTTGCATCACTGTATCCAGCAGTTTGGCCAGTAACACTGCTCAAAGTATGTGGTGAGAAAACCTAGCTTTGAATTTAACATAATgtgttaagttaggcaccagttacattttagatttatttttcttgtaaccatgtcTGACTTTTCTGTCCCATTATTTGTACGTGTTTAAAATCTCTTCGTAATTAATAAAAtggttttgttgttttatctaatccaaaTCTAATCTAAATTGAAGCATCTGGGAAACTAAATTGAGTGCATATTATTTCTAAAAAGGAATAATGGACAATGTAACTTGCATTGTCCAGGAGGGGAATGGGGAgcacaggacatacatttctggggggacaTCGAAAACTGGGGAGTGTGATGTGGTTAATCTGTagtgtaaccaaggctggtgagaaccagagtgtaacccaagtgtggctggcaggctgcagttacgcACAGATGCTCAaggtgtgacttgcatgctggaaggttgcttgtgagtggcccaggttgAAGCCACTTCAACAAGGCATTGTAAGGCTCCCAAAGTTGcaggcaggggtgacacagctgctgatcagtctggattgcaccctggtatgtcacagccACCCACCTAGAAAATAGCCCACTAACACCAAAGATATGGTGCTAACTGACTGAAGGGTTAGATTGATGTGAAAGGGCGAGGTCACCAAAGGGACAGGCCCATGCTCTAATTCATGGTTGCCTATGCACAAGGACATTGTGGTCATCACCGAAGGAGATCCATGGCAGGCCCAGTGATAATTCTTCCTTTCTTCACAATGGTAGCAGAAATGATCCCACACGGGTATGCAGGCTTGTCTGGTATTACTCAGCGCTACAGGGCACATTGGTGCCCCCTTCTCCTAAGTGGTGCCAACCTTTGAGGCATTGCAGGGTTGATTCCACTAGGAGGAAAAGTCAATGATACATGTCAGCTATATTCTTTTGTATAATCCTTgtgaggtctttttttttttttaaacaaagaattcacacaaagtcctgtttccctgggcACCAGCAGAAACAACCAAACAGCAGGCGATCTCTGTATTCAGAAACTCCCAAGTCTGTCACTCTAGGTCTGTGCTGAGGAAGCGCTATGCCCATGGTTCCTCTAGGAGTTATGCTCAtaactcctcctcctggcttcaCTGCCTCCAACACAcccaggctgtgtccacacttggAGCTGGGACTGAGACTGgaagctcatgtagacatactccCATTAGACCACATCGAGCTAGGGCACTAAAAAACAGTAATGTAGCATGACCAATGGCATGGACTAGTTGTTCCAAGTCTGaacccaggggggttgggagggtatGTACTCAGGGCTGCTACCCAGTGGCACCACTTGCTGGTGCCTGTGCTACCGTGGCTACAGTACTATTTTTAGTGAGCTGGTttgatgagagctagtgcaaAACTGTCTACTTGAGATAGACACCTCCACCTTCAAGTGTAGAGGCAGCCACAGCCTGCAGCCAATACCCAACCACCTTGCGTTTGCAACTAGAGAAACCTCTGTTAATCTACCAGGGTTACCTCTGGCTTGGCCACACATCTTGGGCACATTGTCTGCAGCTGTTGCACCTAAAGGGGCTTGATTGCTCCTTTTGTTAAGCCTGAAAGAGGGTGTTTGGCATATCCATTGGCTGCAATGAGGCCTGTGGTTGCACTTGGGTCTAAGACCCACCTGCTGGCAGCCATTCCCCACTGGCAATCTTGCCCCATTGTAACTTTGTAACAATTCTTCTTCAGTGTGTGAGTCTTGAACACAAGACTCATATGACGAATGGTGGCATCCGAAGAGGAGAGTGATAATATTACAGAAATATCACAAGAGAACAAATCAGTGAGATTGGGGCCACAAAAGGATCATCTCAAGACAACAAGTGTTTGCACCACTGTATTCACACACCCAGCTAAGAAGGACCCACCCAGCCACCAGTTGAACACAGTCTTAGGGACTCGACGGCAGTATAGAGCAGTGGATTACTGCAGACCACATACCTGTCATACACTATCACAGCCACCGGGAGGCACTCAACCATCACCAAAGTACTGAGAAACCAGAGCTGAGTCATGCAGGCAGCGGAAGAAATGGCTTTCCTCTCCGCTTACACGTCCTCCAGTATTCTTGGGGGTGAGGCATGTGGAAATAAAGACATCTACAAAAGCCAGGTTAGTGAGGAAAAAGCACATAGGAGTGTAAACCTGAGTGCTGCTGATGATTAACGTGATCATTCCCAAGATTCCCCAAACACGGACAGCTCAGACTATTAAAAAACATACGAAAAGGGTGACATCAAACTCTGGACAATTGGTCAATCCTGTGAAAAATTAATGTAGTCATTTATTTGGTGATTGGTTATTGGGTGACGAGCACAGATGATAACCATCAAACAGCTGCAGTGAATTTATTTCAGTCAGATCCCTGAGAATTAAGCAACACACTACTATTATAGCCTTCCCTTGTGACGCTGACCTGCTCTGTAACTCTTTCTCTAGGGACACAGGCACAAGCCACTGGCTGATGTTATTGGTGTGAGCCGTGGCtaaatccccagccctgccttgaAAATCTCAATTGAGGGTTCCAGGTTTAGACAATATTAAACTTGGGGCACCTGAAGAAATGcattaaaatgaatgaaatgtACAAAAATGGGTCATTTCCAAATAGTTCAAACTCTCTCTTTACTCAAAGACTTTACTTCAGCAAGTCTGTTGGAACGCCTTCAAAAGGACCCATTGTTGTTTTCATACTAACACAGATGTTCGCTCATCAGAAGTTATCACCATTTGCTCATAAATTTACCTCCCTAGGGAAAAAAACTCAGTTCCATGACCCTTTTCAAAGCGTTCTTCACctctttgttcctcaggctgtagatcaaGGGGTTCAACATGGGGGTTACCATCGTATAGAACACCGAGACCACTTTTTCCTGACCCCGCGAATGTTTGGTGTTGGGCTGCATATAGATAAATAGAGCAGTGCCATAGAATATGGTGACGACCGTCAAGTGGGAGGTGCAGGTGTTGAACCCTTTGCGCTTCCCCTCGGTGGACCTGATCATCAGGAGGGTAGAGAGGATGAAAACATAGGAGATGAGGATAATCAGGCTGGTGAACACTGCAGTCACACAAGCCGTGGCCAAAAGGATCATGTGATAGATGGTGGTATCGGAGCAGGAGAGTGATAACAGTGGGGAGATGTCACAGAAGAACAGGTCAATGACATTGGGGCCACAGAAGGATAATTTTAACGTGGTAATAGTTTGGATCATTCCATTTAGAAACCCAGCTAGGAATGACCCAGCCACCAGCTGGACACAGAGTCTCGGGGACATGAGAGCTGTATAAAGCAGTGGGTTACAGATGGCCACGTAACGGTCGTATGCCATAACAGTCAGGAGGAAACACTCAGTAACCCCAAAGAAACTGACAAAACTGTATTGACATACACatgcagaacataagaacataagaacataagaaaggccgtaccgggtcagaccaaaggtccatctagcccagtatctgtctaccgacagtggccaatgccaggtgcccctgagggagtgaacctaacaggcaatgatcaaatgatctctctcctgccatccatctccatcctctgacgaacagaggctagggacaccattcttacccatcctggctaatagccatttatggacttagccaccatgaatttatccagtccccttttaaacattgttatagtcctagccttcacaacctcctcaggtaaggagttccacaagttgactgtgcgctgcgtgaagaagaacttccttttatttgttttaaacctgctgcctattaatttcatttggtgacccctagttcttgtattatgtgaataagtaaataacttttccttatccactttctcaacatcactcatgattttatatacctctatcatgtccccccttagtcttctcttttccaaactgaagagtcctagcctctttaatctttcctcatatgggaccttctctaaacccctaatcattttagttgctcttttctgagccttttctagtgctagaatatcttttttgaggtgaggagaccacatctgtacacagtattcgagatgcgggcgtaccatggatttatataagggcaataatatattctcagtcctattctctatcccctttttaatgattcctaacatcctgtttgcttttttgaccgcctctgcacactgcgtggacatcttcagagaactatccacgataactccaagatctttttcctgactcgttgtagctaaattagcccccatcatgttgtatgtatagttggggttattttttccaatgtgcattactttacatttatccacattaaatttcatttgccattttgttgcccaatcacttagttttgtgagatctttttgaagttcttcacaatctgctttggtcttaactatcttgagtagcaTAAGATATGACTTTTCTCTCTGCTATCAGGTCAGCTAAGAACTTGGGAGTAATTAATGTGGAATACCAGAAATCTACAAAAGCCAaattactgaggaaaaagtacatgggaaCGTGTAGCTGAGAATCCAGCCTGATTAGTATGATCATCCCAAGATTCCCCAGCAGGGTGACCGCATAGATCACTAGGAACACCACAAAGAGGGTGATCTGAAACTCTGGACGATCTGtgaatcctgagaaaatgaaTTCTGTTGCTTCAGTGCAATTTGACCAGGTCATTTCTATGGTGCACAGTCCCTGTATGAAGAACACAGATGAAAAATAGTAATTAACTGCTGTGACTCACTTGCAGTTGACACACCAAGACCTGAGACGTGTAGCCCCGTTCTACCTTCCACAATCTCCAGACTGGCATCTCACCTGGTGTTATTTTGTCACACAAAGTAAAGTATTGTCTGCAGCCTCCCACCCCTAGAGTCTTTGCAGGACACAGGCAGTAGGCAGCAAAGGAGGGTGGCCCAGactagctcaagtggcagaataGGTGGACAAAATGACAGAGGCAGAGGACCCAAGACAGAGTGTGAGATGAAAGAATCAGACCATTggataaatatatttaacattttCTTCCTTCAGCAAATTTCAAAACCCCGTTTAGAAAAAAGAACCGTTTGTAAAAACACCCTAAACGCTAGAGTGTGCTGAGGGAACAAAACAACAgaagtcaaaataaaataaaaggaggcGTTGTCTTGTAAATAATACATTGATTGAAAATAGCAACACGAAGAATGTGTTTTATGTGGACTGCTCTGTCAGGGGGCCTGTGTCACATGATCAAATCAACACACAGTTATTCTGCCCCTTATGCAAAGCCTATTGAAGCACAGCCATTGCACCTACACCATCCGAGACACCCGATTGCCCATATCCGCACGCCCTTTAAATAAACACTTGGCACCAGGTTGTCTTCTCATGTACAAAAAGCCTTATGTTTAAGGGGCCTGGTTCTGCCATCTCAAACACCAGTTGGGTCAATGGTTTATTTGTTTTCAATCCCCCCCCACCCTTGCCCGTATAACATCCCTTCATGAGAAATTTTGAATGTTGGCAAGGCCTGATTCAAGGGACTTTTAAGGGCATCCATCTTTAATCAACAGGCCATTTTGAACTGCCCATCAACCTCTTTGATACAACAACTGTGCAACTGTCAATAGTTTAGGGAGAAGTGAAAGCTTCAGAAGTCCATTGGTCTCTCTGCTGAACTAAGGAGGAACTTCTGTTTGGGTCGTAACAGGACGAGGGTGGTTGGGAAAAGGAAAGGAGGTAGGATGAAAATCTTTGCAACCTTAGTTTTGTATTTTAGGTTTTATAGTTGTTGATAAGTAGCAAAACCAAAAGACATATGTTCTTCTGACAATAGGCCCGTATACTTGTGTTGGGGGGTAGTTGTATGGGCAGTGAGAAATCTGACCCAACACAAAGTACCCCTGAACCACACAGTTCTCCCCTTTTCTTCAAGTCTCCTCTTAAATAAGATCCTCTTCCACTTTAACTTTCCCTCAGTCCCTCTGCATTAGGACTTTTGTTTTCAGCAATTTCTCATTTCTCTCATTTCCTGGAATGTATTATTTAAtgttaaaaacaacaaagagtatCTAGGGTTACAGCATATGGAAGAGCAACATATAAGCTGTTAAATAAGACCAGAAAATTAATAATTTAGGGCCCTTTCAATGTGACAATAAAGCAAAAAATGTAATCGTTCTCTGAAGATGCTGCTACAAAATATCATGATtcttttgttaattttatttatttcctataTCTGATAGTTTGTGAAAAAGAGCTTGGGGAAAAAATGGCAAAACGATGAGAGGAaagaggataggacaagaagcaatgggcttacattgcagcaagggcagttgtCAGGGTGGTTAACAGCTGGACTAACTTGCCTGGGGattttgtggaatctccatcaccgGAGATttctaagagcaggttggacaaacacctgtcagggatggtctagataatacgtagtcgtgccatgagtgcaggggactggactgaaTGAGCTCTCAAGATCCCCTCCAgccctatgagtctatgatatcACAAGGAGCTCTTCACTGGGGGGGACACACCTGCCTGAGCACTGGGCAGGGAAAAGGACACACACCTCCCTACCCTCAGCATTCAGCTCCACTgtacccccaccacacacacacacacagagtgcccactgcacaccaaacacacacacatagacacacacacacacagtgctccAAACACAGAGTGTGCAGTCACACATGCACTTTCTTGCCTGTGTAAGACACCTGACAGCCCCTCACCCTCTTGCTTCAtcatgcccatcactgtggtatctaggCACTGTCtacaaaaataattagaaaacaaAATTTCCTCTATAGCATCatattccccgccccccccccaacgtGTCCTACCCGtaggcactggattgggactaaTTCATTTCAACACAGGTCACACAAAGCAGTCTCTGAACTGCTCTTGGAGCCACCTTCCTCCCTGTTCCCTGGTGCCAGAGCTCAGCCACTGGTGCAGTGTCCCTGTGGCTACTCAGGGGGAAGCACTCCCTGCCTGCAAACATAGGGAGAAGGTGCAATGGTTTGGGGGGTTTCTTTGTTTGATTCTTAGCTAAGAGTGCCTCACTAGGACAAAGCATGAGAAGCCCTGGTTTAGGCACCTTCTCCCCAGGAAAAGCCTCGGCGTGTGGAAGAGGctcagagaagaacaacaaaatcaCTCAGGGAGACGTGTGGCCTGACATCTGCAGAAAACCTAAAGGAACAAAATCTATCTACACCAGCCTCACACTGAGCTCGATCAGATTGCAGACTAATCTCTACTGGGAAACTGGGACAGATGGAATATTTCCAACAAgactgaaacaaaaagaacagaagagGATTCTGCTGCCTTGGCAGGGAGACAGGACTAGATTCTGCAACTGGTCTTTTCCATCCATAGTTTCTCTGAGACCTGGTTTACACTCAAAAATTAGATCAAGCTAGGTATGTCGCACAGGGCTGGGAAAATTTCACACTGTGTGCACTAACCCTCAgtgtaattcttccattgacctagctactgcctctcagagatgtggattaactacattgatGGAAAAACCCTCTCCATCAACGTGGAAAGAGTCTACACTGTGGCGCTGCTGCAGCACCATAGCTGAGTCACTGTAGTGGCTTCAGAATAGACATTCCTTGAATCAATGCTGGATTTCCCCCTTCCTATTAAGGCTGTTTTTCTCTCCTTTTGCTGTTACTTCTCCCTCACTCAGTAAAGCTCTCTCCTTGTTTTGATTGGTAAATATGTGCAGAAAAGTTAAAATTTCTCCTCTCAGGATAattccttcctccccttcccatgAATGGCCCACTGTCATGTCAACTAAAGGCAGAAGTGATCTGACACTGACCTGTTTGTCCATGATTTGGTGATAcctctttgtttttccttccttcacTTATAATGAGTTGAGAAGAATGGAAGCAGGACCTGGTCAAAAACATAAAATCAGACTAAGCGTCAAACCTTTCCCTGTTTGCTAACCACACCGATGTTACCCTTAATACCTCTGCTTTCCGGGGTAGCAGAGGTTACATTTGGCTTTGATGACTTTGAGATTTGCTCCCTGGAGGCTCTTAGCTCCCAGGACAACAGGTGTGCAGAGCACATGCAATTAATGTTGTTGCCATGTCTTTCCTTCTGGAAATGGtacacacagggccagctcctcagctggtctGGATCTCTGTATCTCCCTTGAAGTCTTTTTAAAATGATGCTAGAATGAGGTGAATGTATTCCACTTCATTTGTTGGTCACCTCTCCAAAAGTTCCCAGCCTTGGTCTATATACATTCCAGATAGAAAAGTCGGGCCAATGGTCTCAGTTACCCTAgcgcaggggtctcaaacatgcggcccgcgggccgcatgcggccctcagagctcttccctgcggcccgcggagctcccccagttacttcctgtcaccgccaaactcccctcaccccccgccccgagttattttctgtgcctaagctccccgcgcgctgctccccaatgtttggggccgggtctctcccctggccccacctgccgcccccacgcgcctccccccagtgtctcccggcccccacttgctgccccctcaccgcccgggagcctgcccgggagctcacgctgactccactcctccgCTATGCCGgcttccggcatcacctgctgccgcagggtcctagcatccccctgcactagggccagggcaggctgcccttctgccctagtcctgagactctccaatgcccgagcctctccaatgcctcaaacccctcaccctcagccccacaactctcacccctgcaccccctcctatccccaaactccatcccaaagcctgcaccccaaccccctgccgcagcctggagcctgcaccgagcacagagcctgcactccagaccccctcccccacccaaactccagcccagggcctgtactccagaccccctcccccacccaaactccctcccagagccttaggcagtaaatctaagtgcgtgttttgtcctttgagtgaggtgcattactgagtgtatatatttattaaaactgcttggaaatgacttcgtcaaaaaaaagaacactcatggaagaaaagagagttttccaagacaaatgggagaatttatattttttcacagaggtaaaagataaaattcaatgccttatttgtcagcaaatgattgctgttcccaaggagtatAACGTGCGTCGGCACTATGACATGATGCACcgtgaaaaatatgatgcattcaccggaaaaatccgagaggaaaaagttcagcaacttaaagcagcatttcccaagcaaagaaatttattttcagggattaacaagtctagcgaagattcagtaagagcaagttttgtgataagtgaaatgatagctaaatcatcgcgaccttttacagaaggcttattcataaaagaatgtcttatgaaggccagtgaaattttatgtcctgataggaagaaagtttttgaaggcataagcttgtctgcaaatacagttgcctgcaggataacggatttagctgataatgtgcaaaaacaattgattcaaatggcaaaagactttgaagtattttcaattgctcttgatgagagtacagatgtatcagataccgcacagtgtgcagtgttcattagaggtgtggactgcaatttgaatataactgaagaattgctagacttaatgccactgaagggtaccacaacgggacgtgacatatttcaaggattggaagagtgcattgaaaaagctgcgctgccatggaacaaactcgtatctttggctacggacggtgcgccatcaatgtgctctgaaaacattggtgtggttggattattgaagaccaaactgaacagcctcaatataccaggaattagcttcaccagtatacattgtattttgcaccaagaagccctgtgtagtaaaagtctacaaatgaaagaagttatggatgtagttgttaaaactgttaattttatatgtgcacgagggctgaatcacagacagttcacttcttttctagcaagtatggacagtgaatatggggaacttctgtatcacactcaagttagatggctgagtcgtggaaatgttttgaagtgtttttttgcacttaaagaggagattgattccttcatgaaaatgaaaaacaaggaggttccacagcttgctgattccacttttatctgcaaccttgcttttctaacagatgtaactgatcacctgaatgcactgaacttgaaacttcagggtagaaaacaggtgataacacagatgtatgacagtattaagtcattcaaagtcaagcttactttatgggggaaacagctgactgctggcaatttgg
Proteins encoded:
- the LOC120405045 gene encoding olfactory receptor 1002-like translates to MVFLVIYIITLLGNLGMIMLVRIDPRLHTPMYYFLGNLAFVDLCYATVVAPKMLVDLLAERKAISYTGCAAQICVFCMLIVTECFLLAAMAYDRYVAICNPLLYRVVMCPRLCVQLMAGSFLAGCVNSMAQTTGMLTLTFCGSNVIDLFFCDISPLLSLTHSDSSINHVVLIAVTYLTGVFSGLIVLISYVFILNAILRIRSAEGRLRAFSTCTSHLTAVTIFYGSGLFIYLQPSTKYSRQQDKVVSVFYTVVTPMLNPLIYSLRNKEVKDALRRAIERKTFSLGLNS
- the LOC120404028 gene encoding olfactory receptor 1052-like; its protein translation is MTWSNCTEATEFIFSGFTDRPEFQITLFVVFLVIYAVTLLGNLGMIILIRLDSQLHVPMYFFLSNLAFVDFWYSTLITPKFLADLIAERKVISYACVCQYSFVSFFGVTECFLLTVMAYDRYVAICNPLLYTALMSPRLCVQLVAGSFLAGFLNGMIQTITTLKLSFCGPNVIDLFFCDISPLLSLSCSDTTIYHMILLATACVTAVFTSLIILISYVFILSTLLMIRSTEGKRKGFNTCTSHLTVVTIFYGTALFIYMQPNTKHSRGQEKVVSVFYTMVTPMLNPLIYSLRNKEVKNALKRVMELSFFP